The Streptomyces lienomycini sequence CGACAACCCGGACGGCGAGTTCCTGCTCACCGACGCGGACACCTTCGCCGAGGCCCGCGCCACCTGGCAGGCCGAGATCGAGGCTGCCCGGCGCAACGCGGTCGGTGTCCCCTTGGGCGAACCGACCCGGGGCAGGCACCTGCGCACCGGTGAACGCTTCACCCTGCGCTGGATCCACATGCACATGATCGAGGAGTACGCGCGTCACAACGGGCACGCGGACCTGATCCGCGAGCGCCTGGACGGGGCCACGGGCGACTGACGTCACCTCCGGTCGCCCACGGGCCTCCGTACGGGGCCGGAGATCACCCGTGCGGGGCAACCTGCGCTTGTCCGG is a genomic window containing:
- a CDS encoding DinB family protein: MTTERREPAVDADERTMLEGWLEYHRQTLAWKCEGLTEEQLRTAAVAPSALSLTGLVRHMAEVERSWYRRVLAAEDAGPIYYSDDNPDGEFLLTDADTFAEARATWQAEIEAARRNAVGVPLGEPTRGRHLRTGERFTLRWIHMHMIEEYARHNGHADLIRERLDGATGD